In Primulina eburnea isolate SZY01 chromosome 3, ASM2296580v1, whole genome shotgun sequence, one DNA window encodes the following:
- the LOC140827443 gene encoding uncharacterized protein, whose protein sequence is MKCMDADMMEAEASAAPPQGVASNSAPDDVVRNLLSMARQLVDQDKPSQALQAVVMAMKIQGGDEAVSQALNRARELYINKVQASAVAAELALLFAECAIVEAIPSPHGTSFHNMNGHSTESVARETSILAETGRSQIVLDASSDGSSFVCLQCGGLVSSHRREEHFAFWCCKI, encoded by the exons ATGAAGTGTATGGACGCCGATATGATGGAGGCTGAGGCCTCCGCTGCTCCACCTCAGGGTGTGGCATCCAATTCTGCCCCCGACGACGTCGTCAGGAATCTGTTGTCGATGGCTCGCCAGCTGGTCGATCAAGACAAGCCCTCCCAAGCTCTGCAAGCG GTTGTGATGGCAATGAAAATACAAGGTGGGGATGAAGCCGTATCTCAAGCTCTTAATCGAGCTCGAGAGCTGTACATAAACAAAGTTCAAGCTAGTGCTGTTGCAGCAGAGTTGGCATTACTGTTTGCCGAATGTGCTATTGTGGAGGCCATCCCTTCCCCACATGGAACCTCATTTCACAACATGAATGGCCACTCGACTGAATCAGTTGCTCGAGAAACATCAATTCTCGCGGAGACTGGACGATCTCAAATTGTGCTTGATGCATCCTCAGATGGAAGCAGCTTTGTCTGTTTGCAGTGTGGTGGTCTTGTGAGTAGTCATCGTAGAGAGGAACATTTTGCATTCTGGTGTTGCAAAATCTAA